From Rutidosis leptorrhynchoides isolate AG116_Rl617_1_P2 chromosome 3, CSIRO_AGI_Rlap_v1, whole genome shotgun sequence, a single genomic window includes:
- the LOC139902587 gene encoding uncharacterized protein, whose protein sequence is MSSSDEESLVNAMKSIFAYRNNVVIRREVEEQNEAQSSRRRRRYIYRDRVEAHNRLMKDYFVQDPKYPPEYFKRRYRMSQSLLEKIIEGILSYSTRPNAPKWFTYFQQRPDARGVLGVSTILKVTSAIRQLAYGDSPDLFDEYLQMSERTSRESLQYFTRCIIDLYGNVYMREPTEDDIRRLYHKHEELHGFPGMLGSIDCMHWA, encoded by the coding sequence atgagtAGTTCCGACGAAGAAAGTTTGGTTAACGCAATGAAAAGTATATTTGCCTATCGAAATAACGTGGTAATACGTAGAGAGGTCGAGGAACAAAATGAGGCTCAAAGCTCAAGACGAAGACGTCGCTACATTTATCGTGATCGTGTAGAAGCGCACAATCGTTTGATGAAAGATTATTTTGTTCAAGATCCGAAGTATCCCCCTGAATATTTCAAACGACGCTATCGAATGTCACAAAGTCTTCTTGAAAAAATAATCGAAGGTATACTTTCTTACTCTACTCGTCCCAATGCACCAAAGTGGTTTACTTATTTTCAACAACGTCCCGATGCACGTGGTGTTCTCGGAGTATCTACTATTTTAAAAGTCACTTCTGCCATTCGTCAACTAGCATACGGTGATTCACCGGATCTATTTGACGAATATTTACAAATGTCAGAGAGAACATCACGTGAGTCTTTGCAATATTTTACAAGATGTATTATAGACTTGTATGGTAATGTATATATGAGAGAACCGACCGAGGACGATATACGTCGGTTGTATCATAAACATGAAGAACTTCACGGCTTTCCTGGAATGCTTGGAAgcattgattgtatgcattgggcttaG
- the LOC139902588 gene encoding uncharacterized protein, producing MLEAVASYDNWIWHAYFGMAGSNNDLNVLNASPLFDSLLTDTAPQVPYEIGDVDFDRGYYLADGIYPSWASFVKGFSSVVDAKRKYFTKKQSAARKDVERTFGILQGRWGILRQRARAYSVNAIKRIMYACIILHNMIIEDNGFNIAENKSYYLPVNNLQGSTWYERCDVYAEKTKELRDKDEHEYLRHTLVSHLWHNRDDPVVNDL from the coding sequence ATGTTGGAAGCCGTTGCATCGTATGACAATTGGATTTGGCATGCATATTTTGGAATGGCCGGTTCGAACAATGACTTGAATGTCCTTAATGCATCTCCATTGTTTGATAGTTTACTAACTGACACGGCTCCTCAAGTTCCATACGAAATTGGGGACGTTGATTTTGATCGAGGCTACTATCTTGCCGATGGGATTTACCCTTCGTGGGCTTCTTTCGTTAAGGGATTCTCAAGTGTTGTTGACGCAAAAAGGAAATACTTTACAAAGAAACAATCTGCAGCTCGTAAAGACGTTGAGAGGACATTTGGAATTTTGCAAGGTCGTTGGGGTATTTTAAGACAACGAGCTAGGGCATATAGTGTAAACGCAATCAAAAGAATCATGTATGCTTGCATCATATTGCACAACATGATAATTGAAGACAATGGTTTTAACATCGCTGAAAATAAATCTTACTACTTGCCTGTCAACAACCTACAGGGATCAACTTGGTACGAAAGGTGTGATGTGTATGCCGAGAAGACAAAAGAGCTGCGTGACAAAGACGAGCATGAGTATCTTCGACATACTCTAGTTTCGCATCTATGGCATAATCGCGATG